TTAAGCCCCCCTActgacatgcatctcaacccagaaacgaATGAACCCAACAATCGatctacagaagcatgcacgaCAAAAATATAAAGCGTAAGAATCCAGAAACTTACCAGGACGAAGATCATGGAAATTTGAGAAACTTTTCGGGCGTAAAAGGGCTCACGGACTGAATCTTGGAACGCCGAAGGACGGTATTCAGAGGGAAACAGGAGCTCTAGTGTTAGGGTTTCTTTAAAGAGTGATGGCTTGCGTATAAAGGAAAGGGAAACTTTGAagaggctatatatatatttttgtctgaaagcattaaaaggaagtaatcatcagcttccctttttttcgaagtatggggaagagtgatagccgtcgaaacgttacttgggaagcgaaaagccgtgattagacaaaggtaggttgctttttccaagaacacacgaagggttctgacaggtatggtggggtaaccgaagggtcgtttcctcaaaagtttatttattgctcgtaataaataaacttggggggcaaatgttatccaaaaaacagacacgaatgacgtggcaagtgattcccggacacgtggccgacacttggcggaattctgctagggtatcgaccataAGAGATATTACAGGCAAAAGGCAGTCGaagcttacctgcgaccagtatggtcgcaggttccgcgtgcctcatgatacttttataaagatcttagtcaatcccgaaattgactcccataatttcctgagtatccgattatttagaaaagaatatctgtaacaaattaatgtaacctcccttgagcctataaatagagaaagatagctcaaagaagggacttttgggccttcgaattatttgagactagagtgattctatttggtatattgtcttgttcttcagaggttagtaaaactcattgaacccaagttctttgattactcctttgaatcctatatcaataaaaattcaagtggacgtaggttattaccaggttctggggccgaaccactataaacttttGTGTTCCTTATTgtttcgtcatcatattctttccaacgtgtttgtccacatcaagcaaattttactccgtgtcagttggccaaaaccaGGGTCAACACTAACTAAGaaagtaactaaattttaaattcacacaaaatttaatataccaaAATTTGTATTCTCATTTTACATGTAAAAAATACCATATGGTTTTCTAAACAACTTTAAagttattttataaatatttcaAGTAACTTTTTTTAAATAGATTCTTTAGGATTGTTtggtaattttaaaataaaacataagaaGATCCTTTCTGGTAACTCACTAAGTTTGTTGGTTGCTTTAAATTTGTGGCATGCCCAAAATTTCAGTCATATATCAAAAGGTAACCAATTGGTAccttaaatgattttaaaagcaaTGGAAATGTAGCTTTTAAAAGTAACTATGCAATATACTAAATAGTATCATTTCTAATAAGCGATTCATGCTAACTTGGAACTATAGGAGTAACTTTTTATCCTATATGTTAACtaattagttttttaaaataGGCTTGAAGGTAacataaaaatatcttaaataataagacatgtaaattacatgagtgacAAAAAGTCTATTAAAAGTTTTCATTAAAAGGTATCGTGTAgtgtagtatactaaattaatttttattgataaacTATATGGTAACTTATTGTACTACATATGGAAACTCATTAGTTTATTAAATAAGCTTGAAGGTTACCAAAATGTATCTTCAATAATAAGATACAATGATATAACCTAAAATAACTAATTAGTATATTAAGATAtctacaaataagttttggaggtaaccaaaaggtactgaaataatatgatctaaaaaaaaattaataaaaaataagtgACCAATTGGTATCTTATCGATATCATAATCAatcaaaatgtaattttttacaacccagaaaaaaaaaaaaaaaaaaatcgggaAGCGagatttctcaattttttttcaacATCCGGTATGCTATGCCGACGTGGCACCAGAATTAGTGTAAATAATTGGGTTGAATGTATTTTTGTAGATACTTTGAATTCTAGGTACATAAATGTAAAATTTCCTAAATTATATGGTATATAATGGTAAGCATTAAAAGTAATAATTACTaattttaaatttgtaaatattcaattttataattttatatatattaaaaaaaagtacTCATccacaatttttgttgttttaaACCAAACTAATACCTCAAACATTATGAATCAAAGCAATACAcaaaaatttgataaaaaaaaaattaaacaaaaaatttctaaatcaaaagaaaaaaaatcaacttaCTCCTTCAGATAGTTGTCACTACTGGAAAATTAATCAAAAGAAAACaatcactgaaaataatatcactagtATAAACGTCAgtggtgaatggtacaaagatgagctgTATATACTTGCTAGTCAAGCTAAGCAagtattctatctcgatgatctacttagaggtcgACACTGGAAAATTGTCGAGGATGTCAATCATCGTCAAATTTGGGATATCGAGGACGATGAAACTGATgttgatgttgatgttgtacatgacacaagctcatcaaattttgtgttgaccgtGGATCTCTGTCAGTTGGTTATGGAATCTCATCAACCTGCAACATATATTGGCACTATACAAAATTCACCTGCTAATCAATTGGATGATAATTTCATAAATGACGACTTAGGCGAAGAAGAAGTCCATGAATAAGATGAATTGCTAGttgatatttgtgaagatgatgttaatcatgtgtctccgattgatgttaatttaattaatgatggaagtgatagtgattattctacatagtttttatatttttgtaataaagacaatcatttaaaatataatatatgagaCTTGTAATCATTTTGTTCATTTCCATTTGTGATATTTGATACTAACTAATAATTTAATACTAACTAATAACTTTTGTTCGGAAGTACAATATCAGCTGATATAGCCACCTCTCCCGGAGGAGATGGTGGTGGTCTAAACCCGCCAAATCCtagtagagtaccctcttcttGCGAATcaggttaataataattttcaaattttgttcatagcttgaaagtcaagctcaacgaaagtttaatatatattaatatttcaaattttggtGATTGTTGAAAATGTGGTTAGTTGAACTGCCGAGAAGAAAGGGTCGTGGCCTAGCTAATAACATACCACTTGAAATTCGAAGGCGGAATACCGGGAAACCACTAGATCTTCAGCTTGATCCTAGGACGGACAAAGTGATTGGCTTGGAGGACCAAGCTTTTGTCCACAATATAGGCTTCCAAGTCACCTTGTTGTTgccaggacattacttggattttgctgatgtacccCAACAATTTAAGGAGCAAATCGTACAAAAGATGAAGGTAAAAAATTTGAACAAGTCTTATGgtctaaattttttattaaaatcatttacaaactaaactaacgtgttatttttttaatgtagcatttttataatgttgatggtcatCCAGAACCCGAGACAGTTATGAAAACTATCTACACAGAGATGCGCAAAACATATTAtgagagaaagaacatcagacatactcacttcaaaaaatattactctaaGCCGGAAGATTTGGAGAGTGTTCTCATTGCCCCACCAGACCATTGCACCAAGCAGAGTTGGAAAGATattgtttagttattttttagcccaaaatttattgtgcgatccaaccaaaacaagaaaaacataaaataaatgaagtatacatcgacgcaaggcacaaaatcgttggcagctaagcgtcaccaatttgtaagtaaaaatGTTAATTTAATATAACAAAATTATACGTTCTAACATACTATCTCTACATTTGTATAGGCAAACCCTGATGAACATGTTATTAATACTTGGAAAGACAACCATTTGAGAAAATCAACAAAAGTTTTTGTCAATGACGCAGCTCGAGAAAGTTttgtaagtttaaacatttgtgttattattttcattaaactatgttactgttgtgtttctaacactttttatgaACATGAAAAAATGACGGAAGAGCTTGAGAGGGCACAGCTTCAAAGCCAGTCTCAAGGACCAACGGAGGGATCTGAAACTGGATTTGTTGCTGATTCCTCGTCGATCGATCAGTacgagattataagtaaagtacttggggagagGTCTGACTTTCAAAGAGGAGTGGATTACAGCAAAGAGAAAGTGAAAAAAATCAGCTTCcagctccacaagtcaaagtgAGTCACAAGCCCAACCTGCTCATACGCCTCAAGAAGACATGGCTACTATGGCGGAGATGATGAAGTCAATGCGTGAAGAGATTCGGATGTTGAGATATCAACAAGGTCCATCTGGTAATCCTCAGCATACCAGTTCAAAAACTGAGTCGCGGTTTGACAACCTTCTGCAACGGTATTTTCCATCACAACCTAAAGCTGGTATATCTTCTAAAAGTCCACCTCCttggtcgatgccacaacaacaacaacatttgCATCCACCTCAACAGAATTCTCCTAACATGTATGGAGGTACATCACAACAATTTCAGTACATGTATGGATGCTCCTCCCAGTCCCctctagagctgtaaatacgggtcgGGATTTCTAGCACGGTACGACACAAAAAACTATGGGCCTGGGCCAAGCACGAcatgaattgaaaattggcacggcGCGACATGACATGAGCCtgagcacggcacgacacgataagcccgaaggcacgacacaaaagcacgaacaaactagcccaaaagcacgacacgataaaaagcccgatattttgacattaataatcataataaatttttatttgtcaattattaataaattaaaataataatagaagtcttatttttctcaatgtttatatttttataattatattaatttattttcagatttgtgagttaaattttttagcatttattagtaggtattaaaattataataattatctttgatataattttgtgtaaaatattgttaaaaagtatataaaaatatctaaaattataatttaaacaaagaaatgtatttggtttggtggtaagttCATTGATAGTTAAAGAGGAGGTgaagggttcaattctccattcTTACATTTTTTGGCAAATTTGGGCCCAAATAAGAAAAGTGCGGCCCGACATGGAacgagcacggcacgacatgggccgtgctgggcctactctttcaaaaatgggccggGCCGGCCCGAATTTATCGAaggcacgaaaatgtgggccaggccagcccacatttacagctctagtcCCCTCTTATTTATTACCCCGACGTCCCTGTAGGATCTCAGACATTACATCCTAGGCATCGTGACTTTGGGGATTCATTGCAACAGCAACAACCGCAACCGCAGAAGAGAtatggtcaatttgtgagttcgtcgcagcagcagagatatggtcagtttgagagtttaTTACATCAGTCTCCCTCGGCGCGACCACATACTCGACAATTTGGATCATCTTCGCAGCAGCAGTCTCCACAAGCTTATTACCCTTCACCACCagcaccacagtttgcttcaccaccattgTCGCACCCTAACATTGTTGATTACGATATTGACCTGAATGTTAATGAATATTTCTCGCCTGGTTGGCCCGATCCAAACAATAATAATCAGTTtacgttttttaattaaattaagacaattgatattttattatgtttattttatgattagtttatatgtaattaaattaagacaattgatatttttattatgttaattttatgattaataataatgttaattttgtttgatgcatattaattgtgttattaataattaattttaatttatgttaaattttattatctttaaataagtattatatgtatatttattatcaaacgaattattatattttaatattattaatttattaccgACAGATTAATAGAGGCGGGACCCGCTAGTATTAAATGAGTCAAACGATGTTGACTATTCTTATACACCGACGGAGTCCCGCCCCTATTAATCCACTGGTATTAATAGAATACCGGCGGGGTGTCAGTCCGCCGGTAATACCACTAATTACCGACCGAGTATTACCTGCAGAGCATTACCGGCAGACCCCCGCCGGTAATATTACATTACCGACGGAATGTcctattattaccggcggattagCTACCTCTTTAAGTTGTATGCTTTTAATTTCCCACTAAACTTCAATCCCTAACAAACCTTGCCTATTATTACCGGGGGAAGCCTCCGCCGGTAATACTGCATTTTGTTGTAGTGTTGTAAGAATCATTTTATTTGCTAGTGACATGGTAGTTTTATGATTCAAATCTATTTATATAAGTGACATGAATTTATGTTGCTGTGAGAATATACCAACGTGATTGGAAGAGAATTAGGTATATTTTTAAATAAGAGAAAAAAGATGAAAGCTATATTAAAGTTACCATGCATCATGTCCTAGTCTTAGTTACATTACATTTAATAGTATTAATATTCTGGTACTCTTACAATTTACTCtaattttgttacaaaaaatttcattaaaaaaatacttgTGGAAAGTGAAACTCTTAGGTACCTAATACCATATAATTGCCAAAATTCATACAAAATTAACTATACAACACCAAGGTACCTAATTAGTGCTAATTCATTCATCTAACCATTAAAACATATTTTAAGCTTTTACTAACAcaattcacaaaaaaaaaaaactaaactgaTTAGTTCAATTTTTTTACTTACTGCTATAACATTATTACTTACCACTTACTTCAAAATTACTTACCCGTGGTAAAAGGATACTTTACCAATATCTAAATAAGTTACAAATCAATACCAAGATGACCATATTCTCCTTAACTGTACACTTTTCTGGATGTAAAATTACCCCATTGCCCTTACCTTTAACAGCCACATCAATACAATTATGCACAATCAGTTTATATAACCAGTTCTATAGGTATAAtagtataaaaaataaatacaccAAACTAGCTCACATCATGACACTTGAAAATTTTAATGGGCCCCACTTGTGGGACTAAGTCCTGAGAGTGactaaaaatataaagtatttatgcagtaaatatatattatgagcactcttaatagttactatattattttaatattaagcATTAGATTAACaccaatgatccatatttataattattaattaatatttttaaaaataaattttaattttttttaaatttttgtatAGATTAACTACATAACAATAACATTCTTAGTCAACAAGATAAGAGGGGAGGTAGGCCTTATCCCTCTGGGTTGATCTCAGGTTTTCAGAACGCAGTTAGATATGGTGATTTGGTCGATTTAGATTTGCTTGGGTATCCCTTCACTTGGGAAAGAGGCAGAGGCTCCACAAATTTCATTGAGATAAGGTTAGATCGTGCTCTTGTTACCAACAGTTGGTTGAATCTCTTCCCACATGCTACACTTACTAATGTTGAGGTTACTACTTCCGACCATTACCCAATCTTCCTTTCTCCTCTGCCAGTTCGTTCTGTGCATCACAACCGCCCCTCTCGTTTTGAAAATGCATGGTTAAGGGAGTCCATGTGCAGGAAAATGGTCGAAGATATTTGGCTTTCTCATTATGGAAGCTCTTTTAGTACAAAGTTAACCATTTGCGCGCGGGAACTATCGATTTGGGGTAAAGAGATCGCAGGGGCTTTCCAGCAGCGCCTCACTGAATGTCAACGCAGAATTAAGCTTCTTAAATCTTGTACAGATGCTGACTCTATTCGGTTGTTTAATGAAGAGAATAATAAGCTGTTTGAGATCTTAACTCAAAATGAGGTCTTTTGGAGGCAAAGATCTAAGATGCTATGGCTTAAAGAAGGAGATAATAACTCTAGATTTTTTCATGCAGCAACTAGATCGAGAAAGCGTAACAATCAGATTGAGAAGCTTCGTAATAGTGCAGGCGATTTTGTTGATTGGGACCATGGATTACAAGATGTAATGGTGGATTATTTTCAGGATCTTTTTAGGTCCTCGGCCACATCTTGGGAGTATACTGTTCAGTGTATTAATCGTTCTATTTCGCTTGATCAGAGAGAAGTGATGATACAGCCGATCGAGGATGAGGAGGTTAAGAAGGCCTTATTTCAAATGCACCCAGACAAATCCCCAGGCCCAGATGGTATGACTCCGGATTTTTATCAGAAATATTGGGATGTTGTAGGAGATGATGTGGTGCAGCTGGTTCATGACTTTTGGGATAGGGAAGCATTTGAGGAGGGATTAACTTTTACAAATATTGTTTTGATTCCTAAAAAGAAGCAGCCTTTATCTATGGGGGACCTTCGTCCAATCTCCCTTTGCAACGTTCTCTATAAAGTTATTTCAAAAGTTCTGGCTAACAGATTGAAGGGCGTTATTGATTCAGTTATCTCAGAGACTTAATCTGCTTTTATCCCAGGGAGATTAATTACAGATAATATTATGATTTCCTATGAAATCATGCATTACATGAAAAGGAAGACCAAAGGAAAACAAGGTTTTATGGCTCTCAAGTTAGATATGAGCAAGGCGTACGACCGCGTGGAATGGCCCTATTTGCGTGCTGTTCTTAGGAGAATGTGCTTTTCTGAGAAGATTATCAGGCTGTTTATGGTGTGTGTTACGTCTGCTAGATAGCAAATATCTCATGCTGGTAGGGAGTTCGGCCATATAGTCCCAGAAAGAGGACTTCGTCAGGGCGACCCATTGTCCTCATACTTGTTCATTATATGCACAGAGGGCTTCTCTGCTATACTTAGGGACTATGAGCAGAAAAATCTCCTTAAAGGTATCAAAGTTTCGAGGGCAGCTCCCTTTATTTCCCACATGTTCTTTGCGGACGATAGTTATATCTTCTGTAAAGCCAATATGGAGGAAGCTATTCAGGTTAAGTAGCTGCTAGTTGAGTTCGAGGGTGCTTCTGGTCAGAAGATAAATTGTGAGAAATCCTCTATATTTTTTAGTAGGAACACAGAGGCTACAGTGCGTGATGAAGTCTGTGGAGAGCTTGGTATTCATGAAGCTGATGATAATACCACTTATTTGGGCCTTCCGAGTCTTTTGGGTCGCAAGAAATCAAGTTTGCTGGGGTATCTTAAGGATCGCATTCAGCAGCGTGTTACTGGGTGGGAGAACAAATTTTTATCTCGTGCTGGTAAGGAGATTTTGTTGAAAACGGTCGCTCAGGCTCTGCCTAATTACGCAATGAATGTGTTCTTACTCCCTAAGGATCTATCGAATGACTTGCAAAGAACTATGAGTACTTATTGGTGGAAGTCTTCCTCAAAGAAAAAAAAGGGTATTCACTGGATGAGTTGGGAGAGATTGTGTGTTCCTAAAGATATGGGCGGTTTGGGATTTCGATTGCTTTATGATTTTAATGTTGCTCTTCTGGGAAAGCAGTGTTGGAGATTGCTCAACAATCCTGAATCGTTGGTGAGCAAACTATATCGGGCTAGATATTATCCTAATGGGTCTTTCTTATCTGCGAAATTGGGTAACAACCCTAGTTATATCTGGCGTAGCCTCTTGGAGGCTCAACCAATTATTCAACAAGGGGCTTTGGTTTGTGTGGGTTTGGGGAATTCGGTCTCCATTTTGGCCGACCCGTGGCTCCCATCTTTGGAGGATCCTTTTGTGCACTCGTCTCATCCTGCCTTAGTGAACCAACCTGTCTCGTCCCTTATGGAACCAGGTAGAGCTCACTGGGATATCGACTTGATTACTGATCTTTTTCTTCCTCGGGATGTCAATCTCATTCTGGGCATTCCGCTTGGTGAGGGTGAAGACGATCGCTGGTCTTGGCGATTTGAAAAGCTGGGTGATTATTCGGTGAAGAGTGCCTATGTTCAGCTCCAATTAGCCAAAGCTAGCTCCTCTTCATCTGACAATTCTGGGTTCTGGCGTAAGCTTTGGCATCTCAAGGTTCCACCCAAAATTAGAAACTTTCTTTGGCAAGCATCGAGTGGGTGCCTTCCCACGAAAGTCCATCTGGCTCTGAAGCAAGTTCCTATCACGTTTTCTGTCCTCTCTGTAATCTGGAAAGGGAATCGACTCCTCACATTCTTGTTGTTTGCTCATTCTCTGTTGCATGTTGGGATAGGCTTGGCCTTAATACCCCCACTTTCATTCCAGGGTCCTTTGCCTCATGGCTAGCTTcaatttttgataatttttcagGTGATAAACTTGAGATTATTTGTATGGTCTGTTGGGCAATCTGGAAAAACAGGAATGATTTAGTATGGAAGCAAAAAGGTATGAATGTGGATGAGATATTAAGAATGGCAGAGTCGGTGCTCACTCAATGGCGAAATGCCCAAGATAAACA
This genomic interval from Humulus lupulus chromosome 8, drHumLupu1.1, whole genome shotgun sequence contains the following:
- the LOC133795438 gene encoding uncharacterized protein LOC133795438, whose product is MAEMMKSMREEIRMLRYQQGPSGNPQHTSSKTESRFDNLLQRYFPSQPKAGISSKSPPPWSMPQQQQHLHPPQQNSPNMYGGTSQQFQYMYGCSSQSPLELQQDKRGGRPYPSGLISGFQNAVRYGDLVDLDLLGYPFTWERGRGSTNFIEIRLDRALVTNSWLNLFPHATLTNVEVTTSDHYPIFLSPLPVRSVHHNRPSRFENAWLRESMCRKMVEDIWLSHYGSSFSTKLTICARELSIWGKEIAGAFQQRLTECQRRIKLLKSCTDADSIRLFNEENNKLFEILTQNEVFWRQRSKMLWLKEGDNNSRFFHAATRSRKRNNQIEKLRNSAGDFVDWDHGLQDVMVDYFQDLFRSSATSWEYTVQCINRSISLDQREVMIQPIEDEEVKKALFQMHPDKSPGPDGMTPDFYQKYWDVVGDDVVQLVHDFWDREAFEEGLTFTNIVLIPKKKQPLSMGDLRPISLCNVLYKVISKVLANRLKGVIDSVISET